The genomic stretch GCGGGCGAGGTGGCATATTGGTCCGGTCCCGTCACCGGCTCATCGGGCGGTGGCTCCCACACACCGGGACAGGACACCGCGCAGGCGCGTGTCGCTCTGTCGGTGCCTGTGACGGCGTTCAGCGGGCGTAAGACCTCTCTGTCCACGCAAATCACGAGCTGGCAGCCGACGCTCGTCATCACGCCGCCGCTCTCGGCTGTGGCGGGCACGTACACCGGCGTCATCGTCCACTCGGTGACCTGATCCTCGCCTGCGCCGCGGGTGAGGCCGGGAACTCATGACCAGCCACGCGCTACACCAGGTGCCTCCCTGGCCGGGATGGCTGATCGTTGACGGCCGGCAGGCCTACGCCCGTGCGGCGCGAAGCCGGCGGCGACGGCGCATCCGGAGGATGGGCAGGACGAACAGGTATACGCAACAGGCGGCGATGACGATCAATGTGGCGATGACGATCGGGGACACGGGGGAGTCCAGGAGGGCGGGCAGGCCCCAGAAGGCGTTTTGCTCGGGGAAGGTGAGCGTGCCGGTGACGGTGCGCTTGATGAGGCCGCTCTGCAGCGTGAGCGTGACCTTCCAGGGGCCGTTGGGCAGCCGGGCATCGAGCACCACCATGACGGGCGCGGTGTCGTTGAGGGCGAGCGTCGTCCCTGTCTGGGCGGCGAACGGTCCGGCGTTGAGGCCTCCCGGCCCATCGGACAACCACAGCTTCCCGCTCAGGTCGAGGGCGCGTTCGCCGGTGTTGCGCACCGTCGCCTTGATCACGGGCAGGCCGTCCTCGGTGCGGCCGGGGATCAGGTGGTCGATGGAGAAGTCCGACGGGGGATCGCCGCCCGGCCCGATGTCGAGATAGACCCTGACCCCGACTCTGTTGACGATCTGGACGTTTTTCCTGGGGCCGGGCCTCGTGGAGCCGACCTCGGCCCAGATGGCGCCGTACCGCTCGCCTCGGGTGGCCGATTCCGGCACGCTGATCGTGGCCTTGACCGGTGTGCGGCTGTTCGGGGGTACGACTATTTCCGGACGGTCGAGGGAAATCCATGAGCTGAGCTCGTTGGCGTTCGGGTCGGCCGCCGGCATGAATTTGTCGTCGTGGATTTCCGCCGCGGCGGCGTATATCTTCACGTGTTGCGGTTCGCTGGAGGTGTTTCTGATTTCGAGTCGCCGGGAGAACCGGGTGCCGGGATTGACATGGTCGATGATGTAGATATGGGCTCGCGGGTCGTTTTTGCGGCCCAAGGTGGCTTCGCGCAGTCTGATGCCGATGCCGCCGTCCGCGTACAAAGGGGCGGCTCCCGTGCCGTGCAGCACGAGAGCCAGCACACTGATTGCCGTGAACAGCCGGGATCGTCGTGTCATGGGCTACGTGATCGTGTGGGTGATCGTGCCGGTGTACGTGCCCGCGATGTCCTCGGCCTCGGGGTCCGTCGTGATGAGAGGATTCCAGACCGCGGTGTTGACACCGGTGCCGCCGGTGTGGGAGAAGGCGGTGCGCGCAACGCTCATGTCTTGCCCGGTGGCGGGCGGCGGCGCGGCGCAGCCTGTCTGGCCCGGAGTGAAGGTTCCGCTGCCGGAGGTGCTGGTCGCGGCGCCCGAGCAGTAGTACACGTTGGTGGTCGGGACGGTCTCGGAGGCGTCGAACGGCGCTGTGCCGGTGGTGAAGGCCGTCGATGTCACGGTCGCCGTCCAACTGGCGTCGGCTGCCGCGCGCTCGTCGGTCACGGTGATCGCACCGAGGTTTCCCGAGGCGAAGCCACCCGGTGTCGCGCCGGAGAGAGCGGCTGTGTCGGGAATGGTGATGTCCAGGACGTCCGCCGTCACGGCGAACGTCGTCGTGGTATTACAGGCGACATCTTCAGCACAGGTCGCTGCGTAGGCCGGAGTTGTGGAGACCATGCCGGCTCCCAGCACCATTGCTCCGGCCAGGGCAATGCGAATATATCTGTTCATATCAATGACTGTCCTTTTAGTGCCGTACAGATCTCCGCTAGCACGTTAACACGGCATGTGGCCCATCCTGCGACTCTATGGAGTCAATGACGGCCAAAGAATGCTCAACGCAAGCCGCAGCGATTAGGTGCATTTCGGTCATAGTGCAAAAGAATTGCCGGTTGGTGTCACAACGACGTTTCACTATGCCGCCTCATGCACATGGTCGCCATGCGAACCCCGGCGCGGCCGTGGGCAGGCTCGGGGTGTCGACCGTGCAGGCGCGGGCGGGTGCATAGACTTGTGCGACGTGACGTCGAAGCCGCGTATCCCGAATGTCCTGGCCACCCGCTATGCCTCGCCGGAGCTGACCCGCCTGTGGTCGCCCGAATACAAGATCGTCGCCGAGCGGCGGTTGTGGCTGGCGGTGCTGCGGGCGCAGGCCGAGCTGGGGATCGCGGTCCCGGACAGCGCGATCGCCGACTACGACAAGGTGGTCGAGCAGGTCGACCTGGAGTCGATCGCGGCGCGCGAGCGCGTCACCCGGCACGACGTCAAGGCCCGCATCGAGGAGTTCAACGCCCTGGCCGGGCACGAGCAGGTGCACAAGGGCATGACCTCGCGCGACCTGACGGAGAACGTCGAGCAGCTGCAGATCCGCGACAGCCTGCTGCTGGTGCGCGACCGTACGGTGGCGCTGCTGGCGCGGCTGGCGACGCTGGCCGAGGAGCACGAGGCGACCGTGATGGCGGGCCGCTCGCACAATGTGGCGGCGCAGGCCACCACGCTGGGCAAGCGGTTCGCGACGGCGGCCGACGAGCTGCTGGTGGCCTACCGGCGGCTGGAGGAGCTGATCGGCCGCTACCCGCTGCGCGGCATCAAGGGCCCGGTCGGCACCGCGCAGGACATGCTGGACCTGCTGGGCGGCGACCGCGCCAAGCTGGCCGAGCTGGAGGGCCGGGTGGCCGCGCATCTGGGGTTCGCCCGCCGCTTCACCAGCGTCGGGCAGGTCTATCCGCGGTCGCTGGACTTCGAGGTGGTCACCGCGCTGGTGCAGCTGGCGGCGGCGCCGTCGTCGCTGGCCAAGACGATCCGGCTGATGGCCGGGCACGAGCTGGTCACCGAGGGGTTCGCCGAGGGGCAGGTGGGCTCGTCGGCGATGCCGCACAAGATGAACACCCGCTCCTGCGAGCGGGTCAACGGCCTGGCCGTGGTGCTGCGCGGTTATGCGTCCATGACCGGGGAGCTGGCGGGCGACCAGTGGAACGAGGGCGACGTGTCCTGCTCGGTGGTGCGGCGGGTGGCGCTGCCGGACGCGTTCTTCGCCTTCGACGGGCTGGTGGAGACGATGCTGACGGTGCTGGACGAGTTCGGCGCCTTCCCGCGGTGATCGCCGCGGAGCTGGGCCGCTATCTGCCGTTCCTGGCCACGACGAAGATGCTGATGGCGGCCGTGCGCGCGGGGATGGGCCGCGAGCAGGCGCACGAGCTGATCAAGGAGCACGCGGTGGCGGCGGCGCTGGCGATGCGCTCGCGCGGCGCCGGCAACGCGCTGCTGGACCTGCTGGCCGGCGATGAGCGGTTCCCGCTCGACCGTGAGCGGCTGGAGGCGTTGCTGGCCGACCGGGTGTCGTTCACCGGCGCCGCGGCCGACCAGGTGGAGGCGGTCTCGCAGCAGGTGGGCGAGGTCGTGGCGGCGCATCCCGAGGCGGCGGCGTACCGCCCGGGCGCCATCTTGTGATCCACGAGCTGCGCCGCCCGCAGCAGGTGCGGGCGGCGTGCGGGGACGACGACCTGGTGATGTGGGTGGCGCAGGGCCTGCGGAGCGGCGCCCGCGCCTGGGCACTGGGGGACGCGGTGGTGGCCGCCTGCCCGGCGGTCTCCCGGCGGGACCGGCTGGCCGTGTGGGGCGGCCGGGCGGGCGCGGCGGCGCTGGTCCGGCACGCGCTGGCCGAGCTCGGGCCGGCGTTCCGGCCGTTCGGCGAGGTGGAGCTGATGCGGCACGTCACCGGCGCGGTGGACGGGCTGGAGCCGGGCGGCGCTGATGGTGGACGACGACAATGCCGCGGCGATCCGGGTGTATGAGCGGATCGGCTACCGGCGCCGCCCAGTGATGGCCTCGCGCGTCGCCACCTGACCCGGCCGCTCGACGCGGTTGCTTGACCCCGGCCGCTCGACGCGGCGGCTTCGCCTTGCGGGTTGACCTGGGCTTTTGGCCCGGGGAGCGGGTGCGGGGAAAATCGGGTGTGGTTCCGGCGGCGCTCGTGCACAGTTGACGGGGTGATGTCCAACTTTGTGCCTGGTATTGAGTTGTCCCGAGCTTTCTACCACGAGGTCGTGGCGCCGTTGCTGCCCCGTGTGCCGCACAGCGCGGCGTTGATCGGCCCGGGGTCGGAGGTGCTGGCGTTCGACACCGCGCGCTCGGCCGATCACGACTGGGGGCCGCGGGTGTTGCTGTTCACGGAGGCGGCGGATGCGGCCGAGGTGGAGGCGAAGGTCGTGGCGGGCCTGCCGGAGCGGTTCCGCGACCTGCCGACGGTGTTCGGCTACCACGGTGAGGTGCGGCCGGGGGTGCGGGTGACGGAGCCGGCCGCCTGGCTGACGGGCATGCTGGGGTTCGACCCGCGGGCGGGCATGTCGCTGCTGGACTGGTTGTCGGTGCCGTGGCAGCGCCTGGCCGAGGTGACGTCCGGGGAGGTCTTCCACGACGGGCTCGGCGCGCTGGAGGCGGCCAGGGCGGCGCTGCGCTGGTATCCGCAGGACGTGTGGCGGTATGTGCTGGCCTGCCAGTGGCGGCGGATCGCGGAGGAGGAGCCGTTTCCCGGCCGGTGCGGCGAGGTGGGCGACGAGCTGGGCTCGGCCGTGGAGGGGGCGCGGCTGGCACGGGAGGTGATGCGGCTGGCGTTGCTGCTGCGGCGCCGTTACCCGCCGTACGCGAAATGGCTGGGCAGCGCGCTGGCGCGGCTGCCGGGCTCGACCGAGCTGGGGGAGTGCCTGGGGACGGCGGTGGCGGCGCGGTCGTGGCGGGATCGGGAGGAGGGCCTGGCCGGGGCGTACGCGCGGGTGGCGGCGTTGCAGAACCGGGTGGGGCTGGCCGAGCGGCTGGATGAGGGGGTGCGGGGGTTCTTCGACCGGCCGTTCCGGGTGATCGGCGGGGACCGGTTCGCCGAGGCGCTGATGGCGTCGGTGTCGGATCCGGTGATCAAGGGGTTGCCGGCGGCGGGATGTGTGGATCAGCTGTCGGATTCGACGGACCTGCTGATGTCCCCCGGGCGGGCCAGGGCAGCGGCGGCTGCCGCGCTCGGCCTCACACCTGAATGATCTACTTTGTAAAGGACGTCAGTTCGGACGCCAACTCCTCCATCCGGATTCTCCAATCATCGGCGACGGAAGGATCGCCGGTGCAGGTGAGGATGAGGCGGGCACCGTGGCCGGTGCCTTCGGTCAGTTCCCAGCGGACGGTGCCGCGCTCGGTGGCGTATTCGAGAATCTTGCCGGTTTCGGCGCGCATGACGGGCCCGGCGGGGACGCCGGAGACGGTGAAGGGGGCGGGTGGCGTTTGGCCGGCGGTGGCGTGGTCGCCGCCGAGGTGCTGCCAGACGTCGTCGGCGGGGCGGGTGAGCTGGCGTTCGAGGCGGACGGTGTCGTCGTCGACGGTGACGGGGTCGAGGCCGAGGATGTGGATGTAGTCGTCGTGCAGGCGGGCCATGGCGGCGGGGTCGTGGTGGAAGGGGCGGCCGTCGAGGTGGGCGAGCATGGCCATGATGCAGGTGTGCCAGCCGGTGGTGAAGCTTGCGGCGCCGTGGCGGTCGGTGAAGGTGTGGGTGAAGGAGAGCAGGGTGCCGTGGGGGCCGTCCGGTTGGAGTTCCCAGCGGAGGTGGTCGTCGCCCCAGGTGTGGGCGAAGACGTGGGGTGGGTCGTGCTGGGTGATGCGGCCGTCGGGGCCGAAGCCGTAGGTGATGCGGTCGCCGTCGATGGTGACTTCGGCGGGGAACCAGGCGGCGAGGTGCTCGGGCTGGGTGATGGCGCGCCAGACCTTGTCGGGTGGGTGGGGGAGGCGGCGTTGCATGCGCACGGTGGTGCGGCCGTCGGGGTGGAGGGTGAGGGTTTCGTTCACTGGTTGTCCTCCATGGTGTCGAGGTGGGCTTCGAGTCGGTCGAGGCTGTGGGTCCAGAGCCGGCGGTAGGGGGTGAGCCAGGCGTCGATTTCGGCGAGGGGGGCGGGGCGGAGTTCGTACCAGCGGCGTTGGGCGTCTTTGCGGACGGTGACGAGTCCGGCTTCGCGCAGGGCGCGCAGGTGTTTGGAGGTGCCGGGCTGGGTGAGGCCGAGGTGGGCGGTGAGTTCGCCGACGAGGCGGGGGCGTTCGAGGAGCAGGTCGAGGATGTGGCGTCGGGCGGGTTCTGCGAGCACGTCGAAGCGCATGCCGCTGAATATACCGACACGGTTATATGCCTGCAAGGGCATGTATCAGGTGTGGCGGCGGGCGTTGGCGTGGATGGCCTGGCGCAGGTAGCCGGCCAGGCCGGGGGCGAGGGCGTCGTAGGTGGCGGTGAAGCGGGGGTCGTCGACGTACATGTCGCCGAGGCCGCGGTGGATGTCGTAGGTGCAGTCGTAGAACCAGCGGCTGATGTGGCCGCGGTGGCGTTCGGCCAGATCCATGGCGTGTTCGCCGTCGGCGGGCAGGCCGGCCTTGAAGGCGGCGACGAGGTCGTCGCCGATGGCGGCGGCCTCGGCCTTGAGTTCGAGCCAGTCGGCCTTGGTGTAGCCGGCGACGCGGCGGCGGCTTTCGGCGTACTGGGGGGAGCTGCCCCAGCGGCGTTCGACTTCGGCCTCGTGGTCTTCGGGGCGGAAGTCCCCGAAGATCTCGAAGCGTTCTTCGGGGGTGAGGGGGATGCCGAGGGTGTGGGCCTGCATGGCGCGTTCGACGGCGGCGATGACCTGGTGCAGGTGCTGGGCGCGGCGGGTGAGCAGTTCGTGCTGGCGGCGCAGGTGGGTGAACTCGTCGGTGTGGGGTTCGTCGAGGATGACGGCGATCTCCTCGAGGGGGAAGCCGAGTTCGCGGTAGAGGAGGATGTGCTGCAGGCGGACGAGGTCGGCGTCGGTGTAGCGGCGATAGCCTGCGCGGGTGCGCTCGCCGGGGGTGAGCAGGCCGATCTCGTCGTAGTGGTGAAGGGTGCGGACGGTGACGCCGGCCAGGCGGGCGACCTGCCCTACGGAGAGGCTCATGTCTCCACCTTGCAGTCTTCCGTGGCGTGAGGGTCAAGCGGGCTGGACTCTCCCTCGGTGGGAGGCCTCATGCTGGGGGTGTGGAGGATGATCTGCTGCCGATCGGGCAGTTCGCGCGGCTGGGGCGGTTGAGCGTCAAGCAGTTGCGGCACTACGACGAGCTGGGGTTGTTGCGGCCGGCGTATGTGGATGCGGGGACGGGTTACCGGTATTACCGGGCGGCGCAGGCGCGGGAGGCGCTGGCGATCGGGCTGCTGCGGTCGATGGACGTGCCGTTGGCGGTGGTGGCGCGGGTGCTGGCGGGCGGGCCGGGCGCGTTGGCGCCGGTGCGTGACGATCTGGAGGCGGAGCTGGCTCGGCGGCGCCGGATGCTGGCCGTTTTGGAGCGGGTGATGGCCGAGGGGTTGCCGTCGGCGCCGGTGCGGCTGGTGGCCGAGCCGGCGCGGCGGGCGGCTGTGGTGCGGGAGGTGGCGCGGGGGCCGGAGGACATCGGGCGGGCGACGTCGGCGGCGGTGCGCCGGGTGCTGGGGGCGGTGCCGGCGGTCGGGGACGGGGTGCGGTTGATCGGCTTGTTCCCCGCGGATCTGGGCGAGGTGGTGGAGGTGTCGGTCGCCCGCGTGCTGGGCGATGAGGAGAGTGGGGGAGCGGAGGTGGAGGTGTTGCCGGGCGGTGTGTTCGCGTGTGCGACGCATTTCGGGCCTTATGAGCAGATTTCCCTGACGGCGCATGCCGTGTTGGCGTGGTGTGCCGAGCGGCGGCATGGGGTGCGCGGTCCGATCCGCGAGGTGTACGTGTCGGATCCGGCGGTCACCCCGCCGGAGTCGTTGACGACTGACGTGATGGTCGCAGTGGAGGAGGAGCAGTGACGCCTGAGGTGGTGACGCACGGTCCGGTGACGCGTTTGAGCGTCTCGGGTGTGGGGGCGCCGGGTGGTGCCGAGCATGCCGCGGCGATCCGGGCGCTGTATGCGGTGGCCGGGGCGATGGGCGGGCCGGGTGGGCCGCTGGAGGGGATGTGGTGGGTGGAGGACGAGCGGCCGGGGCTGGAGGTGGAGCGGGAGCTGTGGCGCTGGCATGTGCTGCTGCCCCCGGCGGGGCTGCTGGAGGCGGGGGCGCTGGAGGCGGGGGCGCTGGAGGCGGGGGCGCTGGAGCGGGCCCGGGAGGCGGCGCGGGGTTCCGGAGCCGCGGTGGATCGGGTGCAGGTGGTCACGTTCACGGAGGGGTTGTGTGTGGAGATGGTTCACGAGGGGCCGTTCAGTGAGGAGCATGTGTCGCTGGCGGTGATGGAGGAGTTCATGGCGGCGGGAGGGCTGGTGCCCTGCGGGATGCATCACGAGGTGTATCTGACGGCGTTCGACGATCCGCTTCCGCGGACGGTGTTGCGCCAGCCGGTGCGTGCGGCCGGCTGATGCTGCGGTGGAGGGTCGTCCCCGAGGCGGGGGCGGCCCTCTCCCTACGTTCGGACATAGGTACCTAAATGGGGATTTCTCACCTCTTTCTCGGGGTGGGGGCGGAGGCACTCTGATGGTGTGACCCGCGGAAGCGGGTAGCGAGGGAAACGAAAGTTCGAGGGTTTCGCATCATGTGCCAGCATCTGCCTCCGTGCCCGCCCGCCGACTCCGTCGGCCGCGAGGCCGCGCGCCTGGTCGCCTACCACCCCGAGCAGGGATGGGGCCTGCTGTGCAACGGGGTGGTGTTCTTCGACGACACCGGCGAGCTGCTGCCCGACGGGCGCAGCCTCGTACCCGCGCAGGCCGGCCCCGCCTACGCCGGCCACACCGGCCGCGTCCAGGTCGGCGCCCCCGCG from Nonomuraea polychroma encodes the following:
- a CDS encoding DUF916 domain-containing protein encodes the protein MTRRSRLFTAISVLALVLHGTGAAPLYADGGIGIRLREATLGRKNDPRAHIYIIDHVNPGTRFSRRLEIRNTSSEPQHVKIYAAAAEIHDDKFMPAADPNANELSSWISLDRPEIVVPPNSRTPVKATISVPESATRGERYGAIWAEVGSTRPGPRKNVQIVNRVGVRVYLDIGPGGDPPSDFSIDHLIPGRTEDGLPVIKATVRNTGERALDLSGKLWLSDGPGGLNAGPFAAQTGTTLALNDTAPVMVVLDARLPNGPWKVTLTLQSGLIKRTVTGTLTFPEQNAFWGLPALLDSPVSPIVIATLIVIAACCVYLFVLPILRMRRRRRLRAARA
- a CDS encoding DUF4037 domain-containing protein; translated protein: MSNFVPGIELSRAFYHEVVAPLLPRVPHSAALIGPGSEVLAFDTARSADHDWGPRVLLFTEAADAAEVEAKVVAGLPERFRDLPTVFGYHGEVRPGVRVTEPAAWLTGMLGFDPRAGMSLLDWLSVPWQRLAEVTSGEVFHDGLGALEAARAALRWYPQDVWRYVLACQWRRIAEEEPFPGRCGEVGDELGSAVEGARLAREVMRLALLLRRRYPPYAKWLGSALARLPGSTELGECLGTAVAARSWRDREEGLAGAYARVAALQNRVGLAERLDEGVRGFFDRPFRVIGGDRFAEALMASVSDPVIKGLPAAGCVDQLSDSTDLLMSPGRARAAAAAALGLTPE
- a CDS encoding SRPBCC family protein, with the translated sequence MNETLTLHPDGRTTVRMQRRLPHPPDKVWRAITQPEHLAAWFPAEVTIDGDRITYGFGPDGRITQHDPPHVFAHTWGDDHLRWELQPDGPHGTLLSFTHTFTDRHGAASFTTGWHTCIMAMLAHLDGRPFHHDPAAMARLHDDYIHILGLDPVTVDDDTVRLERQLTRPADDVWQHLGGDHATAGQTPPAPFTVSGVPAGPVMRAETGKILEYATERGTVRWELTEGTGHGARLILTCTGDPSVADDWRIRMEELASELTSFTK
- a CDS encoding ArsR/SmtB family transcription factor, whose protein sequence is MRFDVLAEPARRHILDLLLERPRLVGELTAHLGLTQPGTSKHLRALREAGLVTVRKDAQRRWYELRPAPLAEIDAWLTPYRRLWTHSLDRLEAHLDTMEDNQ
- a CDS encoding MerR family transcriptional regulator, which codes for MSLSVGQVARLAGVTVRTLHHYDEIGLLTPGERTRAGYRRYTDADLVRLQHILLYRELGFPLEEIAVILDEPHTDEFTHLRRQHELLTRRAQHLHQVIAAVERAMQAHTLGIPLTPEERFEIFGDFRPEDHEAEVERRWGSSPQYAESRRRVAGYTKADWLELKAEAAAIGDDLVAAFKAGLPADGEHAMDLAERHRGHISRWFYDCTYDIHRGLGDMYVDDPRFTATYDALAPGLAGYLRQAIHANARRHT
- a CDS encoding MerR family transcriptional regulator, which encodes MEDDLLPIGQFARLGRLSVKQLRHYDELGLLRPAYVDAGTGYRYYRAAQAREALAIGLLRSMDVPLAVVARVLAGGPGALAPVRDDLEAELARRRRMLAVLERVMAEGLPSAPVRLVAEPARRAAVVREVARGPEDIGRATSAAVRRVLGAVPAVGDGVRLIGLFPADLGEVVEVSVARVLGDEESGGAEVEVLPGGVFACATHFGPYEQISLTAHAVLAWCAERRHGVRGPIREVYVSDPAVTPPESLTTDVMVAVEEEQ
- a CDS encoding DUF5999 family protein — protein: MCQHLPPCPPADSVGREAARLVAYHPEQGWGLLCNGVVFFDDTGELLPDGRSLVPAQAGPAYAGHTGRVQVGAPASAA